ACagcgccaatcgcccgtcaacCATGTGACGGTCTGAGCAGGGAGATCAAAAAGGTCGTTGGGCAATCCCTTGTATGAAAAGACAGGGCGGCGCTGGATTATGTACTCCATCATCTGATCTTCTTCGCCGTAGGCATATGTAGCAGATGGTTTCCAACCCCAgtcaatattgttattaataatatacataaatacttataacatacatataaacagccagacgctgaaaaacaatcatattcatcacacaaatattttccagttgtgggaatcggacccacggccttggactcagaaagcagggtcgctgcccactgcgcccatcgGCCGTTGAAaccgtctcattgtgggaggagatccgtaccctgtagtgatGATGAGACTTAATGCTGGGTGACAAATACTGCTCGACGACAGAAAAAAAGTATTGTGGCAGTAGCTACTATATacaaaaaactactaaaactactaACTAAGTAAAGGTGCAGATCCATACGATGCCTCGTGGTTTTAATCTTTAGTGTAAAGTACCTGTAGTTTATCGAGTTTCTTCTCGATATTCTCTCTGAGTTGTCTTCCAATTTGTCCATCGGTGCTCTCGTGGCACGCGTCAACCCTCGCGGCCAATGTTAGTTTTGTCGACACAAGCTTGGCTGCTTTGTATCGTAATTCCTGTCAAGAGAAGAAACCACTTTTACTTCAcgatcattgtaaagtcatcgtCTCCCGAGGATGCTTTGTCATGATGCGTTGTCatagcgaaacgtgcgaagatctgtttggtataccgtacagattctcctgctttccacGGAGCATAGCCAATTAAGATTAATTGAAACTAACTAAACGCAAGTTTGATTTGCACAAGATTCCATAATAAAGATATGGAACACAACATATGACAaagtatgtattagtatatacaaataaacactaagacactgaaaaacattcatgttcatcacacaaatatttgccagttctgggaatcgaacccttggaccttggccttggactcagaaagctgggttgctgcccagtgcgccaatcggccgtcaaattgccGGTTTgagtaaaaactaaattatgatatgtacataaaaaagaagacaataaaagtaaaaaataaatgcaatcAAACGATTGTACATTGTGACATAACTACGAATACgtaattagttatttaaaaatagaaggtCAGATTTTTACACTCACGGGAGTTGCGTCCTGAACGATTTGGGAGAAGTAAATGAAGCCAGTATGAGGCAATGAAGCGGCCTGAGAGAAGCCCGACAAGGCCTTCTTCTGCTGTCCGAGTGGAAGCACATTGCAGGCTGGCATTTTAGACAGCTTTGATAAACCACCCGCAACACCCAGAATCTTCGCTGCCGTAGAGGCACCTGTTAAACAGAAAGGATCCATTCAGTGATTTGGTTCAATTAATGCAATGATATTAAATTTCAGTCTATAgctagatatagatatagatctagatattattttttcagATTCTTAATATCAGTCTGAAGGTGTAAAATTGGCAGTGATGCCTAGGAGATCACGTTAAACTGTCCTGCGTCTGATCTGTCTCCAGTCGTGTCGGACCGTCCCATAAGACTTTGAGTGAGAGAATAGAGAGTGCTCTTGCATTGGCGCAGAtacttgtgcactataatataaCCCCTAATAAACCTCTAACACACAGGCAATATACAAGGccatataaaatgtgtgtgtttaagtgtgtatgtgtgtttttgtgtttgtctgtgtgtgtgtgtttttatttatcaatattaatatatccTCTTCCAACCAGCCAGCTAATTTTAGTGTAGTGTAGCAATCGAAAACTTACCAACAATAGCAGTTATATTTGGAGCAATAAAAGTCATTCTGCTCTCAACATATTCGTAAATGTTTGACTTGAAGTTGTTTAACTCTGTTGCCATGTCACAACCCTCATAGATCTCACTCAGTTCATAGTCAGAGAGCAATTTCCTGCAAGAAATTTTCtgtttattctattattatttgatcTAAATTTCTGAGTTAACACTActgtgttattttaaatatgtaataactGATAAGCATCTCTGTTCTAATTTTGAGAACACAGCTATAGAGATTGTACACCGATTATTGGTCACCTTTTAAGTACACTTTGGAAGCAAAattgcattttataaataattaaagtcttTACCCCTGAGTTGTGGATGCTGTGACCGATACAATCATAATAGTAGCCTGTGTCAGAAAGCTCTGCAGTATCTCGTTATTCTTAGCTCTGTCCAAATCATTACCAAGCTCTTTTACAGTGCGGATGTACTCCAATGGTGTTATTATCAGCGAGTCTAGTTCTGGAAACCTTTTCTGGTATTTATCCCGAACAAATCTGTGGATAATAGCTGCAAAATGAAATGTGATGTTTTAAGGTAACCTACGTTTAGTAGGTTATAGACTACTTACAAAAAAGTCGTTAGTTTTTACCATATTAACTTCAGCCAAGTCAATATagcttaagtttaataaaatagtttttgcaCTGCAAGCCATACAACATAAGATATAAGACATTAGGTAAGTATCTGTTTTAGGTTTCGTTTAACCAATAAAGTAGAAACAACTAATGTTAGCCTAGCCAAAATTGGACCAAATCAATATCACTGACATGATACTCCGAGGCCTATATTAATTTTGACTCTGTTGATAGAACTTCAcagtagtttattgtaatttgAATCTTGAATGTTGACATCAATGTTATTGTTGTTGTCTTGTtgtatgtataattttagtGAATTAAAGCCCAGAGCTATGGTTTGCGGCATTACCTGTTCTATTTCAATCATATTGaaacattttatagtaaacatatAGAACACTAGTCAACTACTAAATGATTGAAGTGattaaccgcctgttcgagaaacactacctGTGAAACATATAACTCAATCTtatgtgaaattttatttaactactgaTTTATTAAGACCCTACTTATAATCTGGAGCACAAAATATAAACTGCAATTTGCATTCAGATGTGCTGCTACCTGCCTTGTATTTCATTGGCTGTAATACCTACCTTAAAAATATTGCATCAAATATCTACCTATTTCCCCGTCAATCTCAACAGCTATATTGTTTGCCTCTACAATCAATTGATATTCAGGGTCTGACTCCATCAAACCAGTCAcctctattttttttctgtcacTGCCCACATTTTGCGCAATTGCTGTTACCACCTGAAATTTGAATGAACTCAATCCCATTTTCACATAAATCTTGCCTTATATACTTCAGTAGAATACAAGGGGTCAATTAGATTAAGACTATTCAACAAAAGGGCCGCTTCcgaggcattagcactcaacagaaaaaacctatgcaa
The Pararge aegeria chromosome 6, ilParAegt1.1, whole genome shotgun sequence genome window above contains:
- the LOC120624242 gene encoding U4/U6 small nuclear ribonucleoprotein Prp31, whose product is MSLADELLADLEENDDGELEAIIESKTLNDNEFAVPFPVVPNEEDIKNVSIRELAKLRHSDRLQRVVTAIAQNVGSDRKKIEVTGLMESDPEYQLIVEANNIAVEIDGEIAIIHRFVRDKYQKRFPELDSLIITPLEYIRTVKELGNDLDRAKNNEILQSFLTQATIMIVSVTASTTQGKLLSDYELSEIYEGCDMATELNNFKSNIYEYVESRMTFIAPNITAIVGASTAAKILGVAGGLSKLSKMPACNVLPLGQQKKALSGFSQAASLPHTGFIYFSQIVQDATPELRYKAAKLVSTKLTLAARVDACHESTDGQIGRQLRENIEKKLDKLQEPPPVKFVKPLPKPIEQSRKKRGGKRVRKMKERYAMTEFRKNANRLNFADIEDDAYQEDLGYTRGTIGKSRTGRVRLPQIDEKTKVRISKTLQKNLQKQNQQYGGATSIRRQVSGTASSVAFTPLQGLEIVNPQAAETRINEANAKYFSNTSGFLSVGKKTT